The following are encoded together in the Equus quagga isolate Etosha38 chromosome 15, UCLA_HA_Equagga_1.0, whole genome shotgun sequence genome:
- the LOC124227212 gene encoding LOW QUALITY PROTEIN: cationic amino acid transporter 4-like (The sequence of the model RefSeq protein was modified relative to this genomic sequence to represent the inferred CDS: inserted 1 base in 1 codon), protein MAWGLPSTASLARFCQRLNRLKTLKEPTTERLPQRRLSTLQLTLLGLGALTGFELYVLTGIVARKMAGPAVLVSFCVAAAASLLAVLCYVELAACVPSTGSSYLFTYVSMGELWAFVVGWNTIFQYLIAGVAGARACSGYLDAIFSYPIRSFIEAHVGIWQVPFLAQYLDFLAAGIALLASVFICYGAPLSSCLDYTSFAINLVVIVFIIILGFVLANPHNWSAEQGGFAPFSFSGIMAGAATCCYAFVGFDVVADSSKEARNPKRAMPMAIAISLGLVAGAYILVSTVLTLMVPWHSLDPDWAFVDAFYQRGYSWAAFMVEAASICAMITVLLFDLFSLPNIIHAMATDGLLLQVFTYMHSQIQAPVVSILVFGALMTFLALLLDLEVLVQFLSISTLLYYSFMASSTIMLRFRKTPPSSSLAPGSPVGTEPGQLRPALRPYLGFLGGCRPGAAVAWTLGVLVASAITLDCVLVFGDSALHLPPWGYTLLLLLSSATFLLSLLVLGAHQQQRRQDTFQVPVTPLTPALSILLDIFLMLHLSYLTWLGLFIWLLIGLAVYFGYGIWHSKENQRXLTIPQGNLEEMVPALQPPSQAPAQEPSHTEQPDSL, encoded by the exons ATGGCCTGGGGACTGCCCAGCACCGCAAGCCTGGCACGCTTCTGCCAGAGGCTGAACCGGCTGAAAACACTGAAGGAGCCCACCACGGAGAGGTTGCCGCAGCGCCGCCTGTCCACACTGCAGCTGACCCTCTTGGGTTTGGGTGCCTTGACGGGCTTTGAACTTTATGTGCTCACAGGCATTGTGGCCAGGAAGATGGCTGGCCCTGCGGTGCTCGTGTCCTTCTGTGTGGCTGCCGCGGCCTCCCTGCTGGCAGTCCTATGCTATGTGGAGTTGGCAGCATGTGTGCCCAGCACAGGCTCTTCCTACCTGTTCACCTATGTGTCCATGGGTGAGCTGTGGGCCTTCGTTGTTGGCTGGAACACAATCTTCCAGTACCTCATTGCTGGCGTTGCCGGGGCCCGTGCCTGCAGCGGCTACCTGGATGCCATCTTCAGCTACCCCATCCGCAGCTTCATCGAGGCCCATGTGGGCATTTGGCAGGTGCCCTTCCTGGCCCAGTACCTCGACTTCTTGGCTGCTGGCATTGCACTTTTGGCCTCCGTGTTCATCTGCTATGGAGCCcccctctcttcctgtcttgaCTACACCTCTTTTGCCATCAACCTGGTCGTCATCGTCTTCATCATCATCCTGGGGTTTGTCCTGGCCAACCCGCACAACTGGAGCGCTGAGCAGGGTGGCTTTGCACCCTTCAGTTTCTCTGGGATCATGGCTGGTGCCGCCACTTGCTGCTATGCCTTCGTGGGCTTTGATGTTGTTGCTGACTCCAGTAAGGAGGCCCGGAACCCAAAGCGAGCCATGCCTATGGCCATCGCCATCTCTCTTGGTCTGGTAGCTGGAGCCTACATCCTCGTCTCCACTGTGCTCACCCTCATGGTACCCTGGCACAGCCTGGACCCTGACTGGGCATTTGTTGATGCCTTCTACCAGCGGGGCTATAGCTGGGCGGCCTTCATGGTGGAGGCTGCCTCCATCTGTG CCATGATAACTGTCCTGCTCTTCGACCTCTTTTCCTTGCCAAACATCATCCATGCCATGGCCACCGATGGGCTCCTCCTCCAGGTGTTTACCTACATGCACTCCCAGATACAGGCACCTGTGGTGAGCATCCTGGTGTTCGGGGCCCTCATGActttcctggctctgctgctggaCCTCGAGGTGCTGGTCCAGTTCCTGTCCATCAGCACACTGCTGTACTATAGCTTCATGGCCAGCAGCACTATCATGCTACGCTTCAGAAAGACACCTCCATCCAGctccctggccccaggcagccctgtggGCACTGAGCCTGGGCAGCTGCGACCAGCCCTGAGGCCCTACCTCGGCTTCCTGGGTGGGTGCAGACCTGGAGCTGCTGTGGCTTGGACCCTCGGTGTCCTGGTGGCCTCGGCCATCACTCTGGACTGTGTGCTGGTCTTCGGGGACTCAGCCCTGCACCTCCCGCCCTGGGGCtacaccctgctgctcctgctcagctccGCCACctttctgctcagtctcctcgtcCTGGGGGCCCACCAGCAGCAGCGCCGGCAGGATACCTTTCAG GTTCCCGTGACTCCCCTGACACCCGCCCTGAGCATCCTCCTCGACATCTTCCTCATGCTGCACCTGAGTTACCTGACCTGGCTGGGCTTATTCATCTGGCTGCTGATTG GACTCGCGGTGTATTTTGGCTACGGCATCTGGCACAGCAAGGAGAACCAGC GGTTGACCATCCCACAAGGCAACCTGGAGGAGATGgtgccagccctgcagccccccaGCCAGGCACCAGCCCAGGAGCCCAGTCACACGGAGCAGCCGGACAGTCTATGA